From Ptychodera flava strain L36383 chromosome 2, AS_Pfla_20210202, whole genome shotgun sequence, the proteins below share one genomic window:
- the LOC139116832 gene encoding solute carrier family 35 member G1-like produces the protein MAAKTGLGSRSTGSDNNSSIAGEKSADQTQRSSWQRVLGLLLAVGAGVSTACASTMTKLMKDDLPPLEVVFYRGVMNATVLYSYLVVTGRANLFKGIDAATIGAVLIRSVFFVVAVTISFAVNQQIPLGDASALMGTSTVMTGLLGIFILNEKWHLPDMLISLLCWAGVLLISRPASLFGTTEGAVTGSTDSNSVYYMLALVAAVMTSLSFLFVRKIGKSIDVGRLVLFSETVSMVVCFVILQSGDDGLRLPSPNTWKYLPWLSLASMLVQILMTFALYIEKAATAVVCRTAGLVTASFVTQIFIFKNTPEMTSVIGALLILLSTALLSFRKMRQEKVKQL, from the exons ATGGCAGCCAAGACTGGACTTGGATCAAGAAGTACTGGATCTGATAACAACTCCAGTATTGCTGGTGAGAAGTCAGCTGACCAGACCCAGCGGTCTTCATGGCAGAGAGTTCTTGGTCTCTTATTGGCTGTTGGAGCCGGCGTATCCACGGCCTGTGCATCTACAATGACCAAGCTGATGAAGGATGATCTCCCCCCCTTGGAAGTCGTCTTTTACCGTGGTGTAATGAACGCCACAGTCTTATACAGCTACCTTGTTGTCACTGGCAGAGCTAATTTATTTAAGGGCATTGACGCCGCTACGATCGGCGCAGTGCTCATCCGGAGCGTATTCTTTGTTGTTGCTGTGACGATAAGTTTTGCAGTTAATCAGCAAATTCCTCTTG GTGATGCATCGGCGTTGATGGGCAcctccactgtaatgacaggCTTGCTtggaattttcattttgaatgaaaaatggCACCTGCCTGATATGCTAATCAGCCTCCTCTGCTGGGCTGGAGTTCTGCTGATCTCGCGCCCAGCGTCTCTGTTCggcaccactgagggcgctgtgacTGGATCCACGGACAGCAACAGTGTCTACTACATGCTTGCACTTGTTGCGGCTGTGATGACTTCTTTGTCTTTCCTGTTTGTTCGTAAAATTGGCAAAAGCATTGATGTTGGAAGGCTGGTACTGTTTTCAGAAACTGTTTCCATGGTGGTGTGCTTCGTAATACTTCAAAGCGGAGATGATGGCTTGCGACTTCCCTCTCCAAACACATGGAAATATCTACCATGGCTTTCTCTAGCAT CTATGCTTGTACAGATTCTGATGACGTTTGCACTGTACATTGAGAAAGCAGCCACAGCAGTCGTGTGCAGAACCGCAGGCCTGGTGACAGCATCATTTGTCACTCAGATTTTCATCTTTAAGAATACTCCTGAAATGACCAGTGTAATTGGAGCACTGCTCATCTTGCTGTCCACTGCCTTGCTCAGCTTTAGGAAAATGCGCCAAGAAAAAGTAAAACAACTGTGA
- the LOC139116825 gene encoding SET and MYND domain-containing protein 4-like encodes MEKGNKDNSSDEFNLVFKNVSDKLKEADDIQALSHEFAKLKSDEERVAFALNLECIQEITKVEPRFQKKSAEKSAELRSKGNSAFQKQQNEKALDFYTESVLCAPISSDCDFQSRELTLAYANRSAVLYQMKEHELCLEDIQRAFQCGYPDDLHYKLYYRRGGCLRSLGEGAAAIESFQQAKKCVDNSKLDKKKGKAFKSDIETQIKLCTKGNVNEAKRKVKHSEKMPPSLSYGPNSRIPCLSSAVEIVSSLEQGRYAVATRDIKVGDVLLVEKPFASVVLRACNTCHCQHCYKSVLAPIPCLQCAGVAYCSTECRDESWSSYHQTECKYLDLIQNIGLGMGHLALRIVIQTGLPFLLEFRDQLKSGLKMSENGILPCNDDGIYTSEYATIYKLVTHARDRTIGDLFKRAVKSIYLLKCLEHADYFKTADTADLGFDVKAYIGGLILTHSQSIPCNAHEVSEYELYRSSIEKCQFLEVGSGLYATMSLLNHSCDPAVTRNCYGDTCVVRATRNIYKGDEIVDNYGYLYPVHEKAERQTKLREQYFFSCKCEACIKNWPLYPQIEEVYPKYRCVECHGALKIPPMPNMKAVKCASCHNELDVLKNMATIRTSEVVYKSALNKVLNGEIEGMTPALRSHLILMDEMICRPWKDINNCQEALKQCYNVDANCVFFD; translated from the coding sequence ATGGAGAAAGGCAACAAAGACAACTCAAGCGATGAGTTCAACCTGGTTTTCAAGAATGTTTCTGACAAGCTGAAGGAAGCGGATGACATCCAGGCGCTGTCGCACGAATTCGCAAAGTTGAAATCAGACGAGGAAAGAGTGGCATTTGCTTTGAACCTTGAATGCATCCAGGAGATCACAAAAGTGGAACCGAGGTTTCAAAAAAAATCGGCGGAGAAATCGGCCGAGTTGCGAAGCAAAGGCAACTCAGCGTTCCAGAaacagcaaaatgaaaaagcaCTCGACTTCTACACAGAGAGTGTTTTATGTGCGCCCATATCGAGTGATTGTGACTTCCAGTCACGCGAACTTACGCTTGCGTATGCAAATAGGTCAGCCGTTTTGTATCAAATGAAGGAACATGAGTTATGTCTTGAAGACATCCAACGCGCGTTTCAGTGTGGTTACCCTGACGATCTCCATTATAAACTTTACTACCGCCGAGGAGGCTGTTTGAGAAGTCTGGGTGAGGGCGCGGCCGCCATCGAGAGTTTTCAACAAGCGAAAAAATGCGTAGACAACAGTAAACTTGACAAGAAAAAAGGAAAGGCATTCAAAAGTGACATTGAGACCCAGataaaactttgcacaaagggAAATGTGAATGAAGCCAAACGGAAAGTCAAGCATTCAGAGAAAATGCCACCAAGTTTGAGTTACGGCCCCAACAGTCGAATTCCTTGCTTGTCGTCAGCGGTTGAAATTGTCAGCAGTTTAGAGCAGGGTCGTTATGCCGTCGCAACTCGCGATATAAAAGTGGGTGATGTTCTGCTCGTTGAAAAGCCCTTTGCATCTGTGGTGTTACGGGCTTGCAATACATGTCACTGCCAACACTGTTACAAAAGCGTCCTTGCGCCAATTCCGTGTCTCCAGTGTGCCGGAGTAGCCTACTGCAGCACGGAATGCCGGGATGAGTCCTGGAGCAGCTATCATCAGACCGAGTGCAAATACCTGGATTTGATTCAGAACATAGGGCTTGGCATGGGACACTTGGCACTGCGGATTGTCATCCAGACTGGATTGCCATTTCTGCTTGAGTTTCGGGATCAGCTGAAGTCCGGcctgaaaatgtcagaaaacgGGATTCTTCCGTGTAACGATGATGGAATATACACCAGTGAATATGCGACTATATACAAGCTGGTGACTCATGCCAGAGACCGGACTATTGGTGACCTTTTCAAACGAGCCGTGAAGTCCATCTACCTACTCAAGTGTCTAGAGCATgctgattatttcaaaacagctGACACGGCGGATCTTGGGTTTGATGTCAAAGCATACATAGGTGGACTTATCCTCACACACTCTCAGAGTATTCCTTGCAATGCGCACGAAGTTTCTGAATACGAATTGTACCGCTCTTCTATTGAGAAATGTCAATTTCTTGAAGTCGGGTCGGGACTATACGCCACCATGAGCTTACTCAACCACTCCTGCGACCCAGCAGTGACCCGAAATTGCTATGGGGACACCTGTGTTGTCAGGGCAACCAGAAACATCTACAAAGGTGATGAGATTGTCGATAACTATGGATACTTGTATCCGGTGCACGAGAAGGCTGAAAGACAGACCAAGCTTAGAGAGCAGTACTTCTTTTCGTGTAAATGTGAAGCCTGCATCAAAAATTGGCCGTTGTATCCACAGATTGAGGAAGTTTATCCGAAGTATCGGTGTGTGGAGTGTCACGGCGCCCTGAAAATcccacccatgccaaacatgaAGGCCGTCAAATGTGCCAGTTGCCATAATGAACTTGATGTTCTGAAGAATATGGCGACTATACGGACCTCCGAAGTGGTCTATAAATCAGCCCTGAATAAAGTTCTCAATGGAGAAATTGAGGGAATGACACCTGCCCTGAGAAGCCATCTGATTCTGATGGACGAGATGATCTGTCGTCCCTGGAAGGACATCAACAATTGCCAAGAAGCGCTGAAACAGTGCTACAATGTGGATGCCAACTGTGTTTTCTTTGACTGA